The Terriglobus sp. TAA 43 sequence CCAGCACTGCAAGAAACGAAAACCCCGGCGTACGTCGCAGCGTGCGGCTGGCAAATTTCACATCGCGTGCAACACTCGCCAGTGGCTGAAATGAGTTCTGCGCCCACAACGATTCGCGCACCTTTTCTCTGCTGCCCAACTTCACATAAGCCTGTCGCCGCGCCTCTTCCTCTGACATACCGCGCGCAACATTGTCGGCCATCTCCTCATTCAGAAACGACGCCATCTCTTCCTGCAACTCCGCATCGGAACGCTTACGACGAAAGAACCGGAACCAGCTCATTGCGCACCTCCCTCTTCGCCCATCACCAACCCAATCGCGCGAGTCATCTGTCGCCACCGCGTCACTTCACGTGCTAATTGCTTACGTCCCTCTGCTGTCAGCTTGTAGAACTTCGCCTTGCGATTGTTTTCGCTCACTCCCCAATACGAAGAAACCCAACGCCGATCCTCCAACCGATGCAGCGCCGGATACAGCGATCCCTGTTCCACTTCCAACACATCTTCTGACGTAT is a genomic window containing:
- a CDS encoding PadR family transcriptional regulator, with the protein product MAKKNQVDSEMLKGTLDMMILRTLVGGDAHGHTIAKVIEHTSEDVLEVEQGSLYPALHRLEDRRWVSSYWGVSENNRKAKFYKLTAEGRKQLAREVTRWRQMTRAIGLVMGEEGGAQ